One window of the Prinia subflava isolate CZ2003 ecotype Zambia chromosome 1, Cam_Psub_1.2, whole genome shotgun sequence genome contains the following:
- the HHATL gene encoding protein-cysteine N-palmitoyltransferase HHAT-like protein isoform X2 encodes MGPTLQGRPGHRAVMYMIYGALAVLGTMGLLYLMIILSHCLLLYSVALAKQKWLCYVAGLCCLASFKVEPFGSWQSGFVTGAFDLQDVLFYGGCTFTIMRCMSFALESSDKEEGIYSIFDLLKYNFYLPFFFFGPVMTFDQFHAQVSTRELRCKDDEMRNIRVHALLHVGAIVAVDIFFHFFYILTLPSDLKFVNRLSDWSLAGLAYSNLVYDWVKAAVMFGVTNTIARLDHLEPPQPPKCITMLYIFAETHFDRGINDWLCKYVYDHIGESHDSVLKELVASTATFAVTTLWLGPCQLVYIWSLANCFGLNFELWVQKFFQLGPFAKLEAKLSGAMSRRIRAAFGAVNFWAIVLYNILALNSLEFALLVTKRLLVMGFPVSTLSIWFITYCGVQLIKERERVLALEEEQKADKAKVE; translated from the exons atgGGACCCACACTCCAGGGGAGGCCTGGG CACCGGGCTGTGATGTACATGATCTACGGGGCCCTGGCCGTGCTGGGCACCATGGGGCTGCTCTACCTGATGATCATCCTGtcccactgcctgctcctctaCTCGGTGGCCCTGGCCAAGCAGAAATGGCTCTGCTACGTGgccgggctctgctgcctcGCCTCCTTCAAGGTGGAGCCCTTTGGCTCGTGGCAG AGCGGGTTTGTGACGGGAGCCTTTGATCTCCAAGATGTTCTTTTCTACGGGGGCTGCACCTTCACCATCATGCGCTGCATGAGCTTCGCCCTCGAGAGCTCCGACAAGGAGGAGGGCATCTACTCCATCTTCGACCTCCTCAAGTACAACTTCTAcctccctttcttcttcttcgGGCCTGTCATGACCTTTGACCAGTTCCACGCCCAG GTGAGCACCCGAGAGCTGCGGTGCAAGGACGACGAGATGAGGAACATCCGTGTCCACGCCCTGCTCCACGTGGGGGCCATCGTGGCTGTGGACATCTTCTTCCACTTCTTCTACATCCTCACCCTCCCTTCCGACCTGAAGTTCGTGAACCGCCTCTCGGACTGGTCCCTGG CTGGCCTGGCCTACTCCAATTTGGTGTATGACTGGGTGAAAGCTGCTGTCATGTTTGGGGTCACCAACACCATCGCCAGACTGGACCACCtggagcccccccagccccccaaatGCATCACCATGCTCTACATCTTCGCTGAAAC GCATTTTGACAGAGGGATTAATGACTGGCTGTGCAA GTACGTGTATGACCACATTGGGGAGAGCCACGACAGCGTCCTGAAGGAGCTGGtggccagcactgccacctTTGCTGTCACCACGCTGTGGCTGGGGCCCTGCCAGCTCGTTTACATCTGGTCCCTCGCCAACTGCTTCGGCCTCAACTTCGAGCTCTGGGTGCAGAAGTTCTTCCAGCTGGGGCCCTTTGCCAAGCTGGag GCCAAGCTCTCAGGGGCCATGTCTCGGCGGATCAGGGCAGCTTTTGGGGCTGTGAACTTCTGGGCCATCGTCCTCTACAACATCCTGGCCCTCAACAGCCTGGAGTTTGCCCTGCTGGTGACCAAGAGGCTCCTGGTGATGG gttTCCCTGTGAGCACCTTGTCCATCTGGTTCATCACCTACTGCGGGGTGCAGCTCATCAAGGAGCGCGAGCGCGTCCTGGCCCTCGAGGAGGAGCAAAAGGCTGACAAGGCAAAGGTGGAGTAG
- the HHATL gene encoding protein-cysteine N-palmitoyltransferase HHAT-like protein isoform X1 yields the protein MGVVKAMLPSYELGFYALVVTCAVLYSGSGIFEASRDSMNRKAFRDGIKPGWHYFGRKMDVADFEWVMWFTSFRNVIIFALSGHVLFGKICSMTVPQHRAVMYMIYGALAVLGTMGLLYLMIILSHCLLLYSVALAKQKWLCYVAGLCCLASFKVEPFGSWQSGFVTGAFDLQDVLFYGGCTFTIMRCMSFALESSDKEEGIYSIFDLLKYNFYLPFFFFGPVMTFDQFHAQVSTRELRCKDDEMRNIRVHALLHVGAIVAVDIFFHFFYILTLPSDLKFVNRLSDWSLAGLAYSNLVYDWVKAAVMFGVTNTIARLDHLEPPQPPKCITMLYIFAETHFDRGINDWLCKYVYDHIGESHDSVLKELVASTATFAVTTLWLGPCQLVYIWSLANCFGLNFELWVQKFFQLGPFAKLEAKLSGAMSRRIRAAFGAVNFWAIVLYNILALNSLEFALLVTKRLLVMGFPVSTLSIWFITYCGVQLIKERERVLALEEEQKADKAKVE from the exons ATGGGGGTGGTTAAGGCGATGCTCCCCAGCTACGAGCTGGGCTTTTATGCCCTGGTGGTGACCTGTGCTGTGCTCTACAGCGGCAGCGGCATCTTCGAGGCGTCCCGAG ACAGCATGAACAGAAAGGCCTTTCGGGATGGCATAAAGCCAGGCTGGCACTACTTTGGCAGGAAGATG gacgTGGCTGATTTCGAGTGGGTGATGTGGTTCACCTCGTTCAGGAATGTCATCATCTTTGCCCTGTCAGGACACGTCCTCTTCGGCAAGATCTGCTCCATGACCGTGCCACAG CACCGGGCTGTGATGTACATGATCTACGGGGCCCTGGCCGTGCTGGGCACCATGGGGCTGCTCTACCTGATGATCATCCTGtcccactgcctgctcctctaCTCGGTGGCCCTGGCCAAGCAGAAATGGCTCTGCTACGTGgccgggctctgctgcctcGCCTCCTTCAAGGTGGAGCCCTTTGGCTCGTGGCAG AGCGGGTTTGTGACGGGAGCCTTTGATCTCCAAGATGTTCTTTTCTACGGGGGCTGCACCTTCACCATCATGCGCTGCATGAGCTTCGCCCTCGAGAGCTCCGACAAGGAGGAGGGCATCTACTCCATCTTCGACCTCCTCAAGTACAACTTCTAcctccctttcttcttcttcgGGCCTGTCATGACCTTTGACCAGTTCCACGCCCAG GTGAGCACCCGAGAGCTGCGGTGCAAGGACGACGAGATGAGGAACATCCGTGTCCACGCCCTGCTCCACGTGGGGGCCATCGTGGCTGTGGACATCTTCTTCCACTTCTTCTACATCCTCACCCTCCCTTCCGACCTGAAGTTCGTGAACCGCCTCTCGGACTGGTCCCTGG CTGGCCTGGCCTACTCCAATTTGGTGTATGACTGGGTGAAAGCTGCTGTCATGTTTGGGGTCACCAACACCATCGCCAGACTGGACCACCtggagcccccccagccccccaaatGCATCACCATGCTCTACATCTTCGCTGAAAC GCATTTTGACAGAGGGATTAATGACTGGCTGTGCAA GTACGTGTATGACCACATTGGGGAGAGCCACGACAGCGTCCTGAAGGAGCTGGtggccagcactgccacctTTGCTGTCACCACGCTGTGGCTGGGGCCCTGCCAGCTCGTTTACATCTGGTCCCTCGCCAACTGCTTCGGCCTCAACTTCGAGCTCTGGGTGCAGAAGTTCTTCCAGCTGGGGCCCTTTGCCAAGCTGGag GCCAAGCTCTCAGGGGCCATGTCTCGGCGGATCAGGGCAGCTTTTGGGGCTGTGAACTTCTGGGCCATCGTCCTCTACAACATCCTGGCCCTCAACAGCCTGGAGTTTGCCCTGCTGGTGACCAAGAGGCTCCTGGTGATGG gttTCCCTGTGAGCACCTTGTCCATCTGGTTCATCACCTACTGCGGGGTGCAGCTCATCAAGGAGCGCGAGCGCGTCCTGGCCCTCGAGGAGGAGCAAAAGGCTGACAAGGCAAAGGTGGAGTAG